Within Candidatus Delongbacteria bacterium, the genomic segment CGCGGGCTAGGAACGTGCTCATAGGATGGCCCCCGGCCCCGTCGTGGCGCCCGTCTGGGCACTCTGGCTGCCCGTCGTGGCCACGGGGATGCCCGGCATCACCATGGCCGCCGCCTGGATGTGCTCGACGATCGCCTCGGCCAGGGCAAGGGTCTGGGCCGCATCGATGGCCGCCGCATTCCCCGGGATGCGCGGGTCCAAACCGGACAGGAGTTGCTCGGTTTTGGACTGGATCAGAGTCGCCAGCTGCTGCGGGTTCAGTGCCATGCCCTACGCTACTCCGTCCGAGAGGTATTTGAAAGTTCCGCGCCAGAAAGAGGGACTACGGGTGTGCTGGTGGGCCGGCCCTTGTTGCCGATGTGGAAGTGGCCATTGAACAGCGACTGGAACGTGTTTCCCTTGATGAGCTGCTCGGCCGCCGCCGCCCCCAGCTCTACGACCGGGGCCGTCACGTGGACCTTGACCGTGGACTCGATCTCCACCAGTCCATCCGCACTAAGGATCACGCGCGACTGGCCCTGTTCCAGGACGAGGTGCTTGTTCTCTGGACCGGTGCGGGTGAGGAAGCCGGAGACGAAAGGCTTGTCCGGTTGGCCGCATTCGAAGGAGACCATCACGTGGTCGCCCGCCGTGGGCAGCACGACGAGGCGCGCGGCCGCCGTCGCCCAGACGGCCAGGATCTCGCAGCGGGGTAGCGGCGCCAGGGCCGGGTCGTCCGGCTGGACGCTGACCGTGTAGGCCCCAGCGTCCACCTCGGTGACCACGCCCCGCACGGGGAAACGCATGTAGGAGGACAGATCCGGGCGGACCTGCTCGATGATCTTCTTCAGTTCGTCGCGCACGGCGCCACCTGCAGCATGAGACGCCCGCCGGCCTGCCACCGGTATTGGGCTTCCTCGACGTAGAAGCGTGCCCCGTCGATCGTCACGACCTGACTGTGCAGGACGGGCGCCACCAGCGTCACCACCTCCAGCAGGCCGAGCCGGCCCGGGCGCTGGTCGATCAGGTTGACGCCCGTCTCGATGGCGTGCACGGCCGCTTGGGCGTGGTCGGACTCGGCCAGCACCAGTGCGCCGTCCCGCACATGGAAGCGGAGCTCCGTGCCCGTCTCGCGCTGGACCCACTGCACGAGCTGCAGCAGGGCCTCCTTGGGCGTCAGGCCGTGGACGGGGAAGCGGTCGATGGTGAGTTCCGGCGCTTGAGCCGCCAGCGTCAGGCCCGTATCGGCCAGAAGGTCGCCCGCGATCTCCGCCGGAGTGGACTGGTCCCAGGTGCGGGTGATAGACCGGCCCCGGGCCTGCATCAAAGTCTGCCAATCGATCAGGTGGACGAGGGTCTGGAGTCCGCTGGCCTGCACGTCGCGCGCAACGCCGTGGAAGATGCGCGTCAAGGCCGCGTCCTCCTGATAGCCCCAGCGGACGCTCACGGCGTCGCCGGCTTTGACCTGCGGCGCGATCAGGCCCTCGGGATCCTGCAAAAGCACGTGGCCGCCGTCCGCCGTGTTCGTGGCCTGGCTGATGATGTGGAAGGCCGCCACGACGGGGTCGATGAGCTGGTTCTTCCAGGTCACCTCGAAGAGCGGGGTCATGCGGGCCTCCTACTCATCCGGGTCGTCCAGGTCGTCGGACGGCGCCTCAGCGCCCGATCCCTCTTCCATGCCGGCGTTGAACTGGTCGCGCACGTAGCCGAGCTCGTGGTCCAGCTCTTCATTCCCCTCGATGGCCTCCGCGCCCTGGGCCGCCGCGTCATCCGACGCGCCAGCGCCCGCTGCTTGGTTCTCCAGCTGGGTTTTCACGGACTCGTATTCGGTGAGCATCAGGTGGACGGGAATCCAATCGAAGGTCCCGTCCTCGTCGGCTGCCAGCTCCTGGATGAAGACCTGGCGGATCCCGATCAGGTCGGTCAGGGGTGAGACAATCTCCACAGGCTTGGGCAGGGCGGCGCGCCCGTCGCGGAACAGGCGCTGCAGGACGCGCAGACGTTCCAGCGCCGGCTGCACCAGCGTGCCGTCCAGGCCCTCCTCGTCACAGACCTCCAGCTCGACGGTGATCTCGGCGGGCTCGTAGCCGGTCACATGCCGGACCTTGCCGCTCTTCTTGGGGATGGAGACCTCGTCTACCTTGATCGCCTGCTTGACGGTCATGGCCTTGGGCGGCACGATGAAGGTCAGGCCGCCCAGCAGGAACGGGATCTCAGAGAGGTTCCGCAGCGACGAGCCGGCCGCTGTTGCCTCCTGCTGGATCTGTTCCTCTGCGGTCGGAGGGCCGACCTGATTCGGATCAGTTGGCATACTGCAAGCCCTCCAGGCCGTCTTCCTGGCCGGCTGCGCTGCGCAAGGCCTCCAGCACTTGGTCGCGCACGCTGGTGGCCGGCGTGTTCGGGCCTGCCGTCACCTCGATTTTCGAAACCGTGATGCTGCGATCGATGTGGGCCGTCTGACTTCGATTGGTGATCGCCTTGGCCGGCTGCGTGCCGACGCTGGCTTGGGCGGGCTTCAGCTGCGTTGGCTGTGCTGCTGCCATGCCCCCGCGCGCCGCCGCCGCCAGGCGCCCACCCCGTGGCGCGCCGGCCATGGCCGCCTCAAGCCCCGTAGGTCCCGCCAGCACAGGCGCCACGGGGCGGACAGCCGCGCTCGTCGCCGGCTTGGGGGCGCTCGCCGCCGCGCCGACTTTCGGGATCATGGGGATCTCGATGCCGGGGATCTTGTTGACGGTCTGGATGAAGGCGTTGATCCCGTCGATCACCCAGCCGATGCCGCTCAGGAACCCGTCCCACATGCCGTCCATGAAGTCTCGGACCGGCTTCACGTTGTCGTAAAGGAGCTTCAGGCCGGTGATGGGCCAGAAGATGACCTTGGCCGCGGTCTTCACGCCCCAGAGGAAGCCGTCCCACAGCGTGTTCAACAGGTTTCGGAAACCCTCGCTGTGCTGGTAGGCATAGACGATGCCGGCCGTGAGGAGCGCCAGCAGGCCGACTACGATGCCGATGGGGTTGGCGGAGAGCGCCGCGTTGAGGAGCCACTGGATCCCGGCCCAGATCTTGGAGACGACGGCCACAGCCACGATCTGGGCGTTCAGTAGGATGGCGCTGCGAGCATTCCAGAGGTAGGCCGCGCCGGTCCGCATCGCCGCCACACGTGCCATCAGGAAGCCTGCCGCCGCGCGCACGCCACCAATGGCCGCCCGGCCTCCCGCCAGCATTGTCTGGGTGGCGAAGGTCCACACGGCTGCAATGGCCGGCGCGATCAGCGGCCAGGCGAAGGCGCCCAGCGCCACGAAAAGAAGTCCACTGACGATGGGGTTGGCCTGGATCCAATTCCAGGCCCTGAGGATTGTGCCCACCATGAAGCCCAGGCCCCAGGCCACCATGCCGGCGAAGTACAGGATGGGTGAGATGCCGCTCATGGCGCCCTGGTACCAGCCGGTCAGGAAACGCCAGAACGCCCCCAGCGTGGCGTCGAACACCGTGGCGATGCCCTGGCCCGTGGCCTTCACGCCGCCCCAGATGGCGTACACCACGGGCTTGATGGCGAACCAGACTTCCTCGACCGTGTCGCGGAAGCCCAGGAAATTGGTGTCCCAGGCCTTCACGATGGCGTAGAGGGCCAGTCCCACCAGGGCGAAGGGCGCGATCATCTTGAGGGCGCCTGCACCTAAGGCCTTTAGGCTGGCGGTCAGCGGCACGGCCGCGCTGTTGGTCACGCCCATCGAGAAGGCGATCTGCCCGAGCTTGGCCGGCAGCTGCAGGGCCAGCGCGCCCAAGTGCAGGAAGCCGCCGCCCACGAGGAGCAAGGCCCCGCCCAGGAGCAGGCCCACGGCCGACACAAAGGCGATGCCCGCCGCCACCTTGGTCAGGGCCGGGTGGGCGCGCAGCCAGCCGAAGATGGCGTCGGCCACGCCCTTGATGGCGCCCATGAATTGCAGCGTCATGGGCATCAGGGCCGCGCCAATCGTCATGCTGACGCCGCTCATGGCCGCCTTCATGAGCTTCCACTGACCCGTCGGCGTATCCATGATGCGCTTCTCGAAGTCCGCCATGGCGCTGCCCGCGCCGGCGATGTCTCCACGCATGCCCATCAGCTCCTCGCGCGAGCTGGAGAGGAGGATGTTGAAGACCTTGATGCCCTCGGCGCCGAAGATGTCCGTCAGGGTCGTGTTTTTCTTCTCTTCGGAGAGCGTCGAGAGCTTGGCCTTCAGCTCGCCGAAGACCTCGATGAAGTCCCGCGTCTTGCCCGTGGCCTGGTCGTAGACGTTGACGCCCAGGACCTTGTTCACCTTGCCCGCCTGGGTGTAGAGCTTGGTCATGGTCATGGACAGGCGCGTGCCAGCCCGGGCGCCCACCTCGTTTCGGTTGGCCAGGACGCCCAGGACGGCCAGGTTGGTCTCGATGGATTGCCCAAATGTGGCCGAGGTCGAGGCCGTGTTGAGCATCGACTCCTGCAGGTCGGCGAACTTCAGGTTGGAGCGGTTCATCGAGACGGTCAGCATGTCGCCCAGGGTGGTGGCCTGGGACAGAGGCTTCTGGTAGGCGTTGAGCGTGCCGACAAGGAGCGCGCCGGCGTCCGCCATGGCCACCTGCTGGCCCGTGGCGAAAGAGATCGTGTCGGCCATGATGCCGGTCTTGCTGGAGACCTGATCCGCCGTCAGGCCCATGGAGGCCAGCTCGCCCTGGCCCTCGGCCACCTGCTGGGCCGTGAAGGCGGTCTTGGCACCCAAGTACATGGCCGTGTCGCCGATGGCCTGGACCTGCTTGGCCGAGGCCTCCGCGATGCCACCGACCCGGGCGACCT encodes:
- a CDS encoding phage baseplate assembly protein V, with translation MRDELKKIIEQVRPDLSSYMRFPVRGVVTEVDAGAYTVSVQPDDPALAPLPRCEILAVWATAAARLVVLPTAGDHVMVSFECGQPDKPFVSGFLTRTGPENKHLVLEQGQSRVILSADGLVEIESTVKVHVTAPVVELGAAAAEQLIKGNTFQSLFNGHFHIGNKGRPTSTPVVPLSGAELSNTSRTE
- a CDS encoding phage tail tape measure protein encodes the protein MMTGFTSAITISVFGTSNLSAFTAASKRLDKFAGSFEQASERVKKAGLKTMLVGAGIAASLAMPILQMGTFQTEVARVGGIAEASAKQVQAIGDTAMYLGAKTAFTAQQVAEGQGELASMGLTADQVSSKTGIMADTISFATGQQVAMADAGALLVGTLNAYQKPLSQATTLGDMLTVSMNRSNLKFADLQESMLNTASTSATFGQSIETNLAVLGVLANRNEVGARAGTRLSMTMTKLYTQAGKVNKVLGVNVYDQATGKTRDFIEVFGELKAKLSTLSEEKKNTTLTDIFGAEGIKVFNILLSSSREELMGMRGDIAGAGSAMADFEKRIMDTPTGQWKLMKAAMSGVSMTIGAALMPMTLQFMGAIKGVADAIFGWLRAHPALTKVAAGIAFVSAVGLLLGGALLLVGGGFLHLGALALQLPAKLGQIAFSMGVTNSAAVPLTASLKALGAGALKMIAPFALVGLALYAIVKAWDTNFLGFRDTVEEVWFAIKPVVYAIWGGVKATGQGIATVFDATLGAFWRFLTGWYQGAMSGISPILYFAGMVAWGLGFMVGTILRAWNWIQANPIVSGLLFVALGAFAWPLIAPAIAAVWTFATQTMLAGGRAAIGGVRAAAGFLMARVAAMRTGAAYLWNARSAILLNAQIVAVAVVSKIWAGIQWLLNAALSANPIGIVVGLLALLTAGIVYAYQHSEGFRNLLNTLWDGFLWGVKTAAKVIFWPITGLKLLYDNVKPVRDFMDGMWDGFLSGIGWVIDGINAFIQTVNKIPGIEIPMIPKVGAAASAPKPATSAAVRPVAPVLAGPTGLEAAMAGAPRGGRLAAAARGGMAAAQPTQLKPAQASVGTQPAKAITNRSQTAHIDRSITVSKIEVTAGPNTPATSVRDQVLEALRSAAGQEDGLEGLQYAN